In Idiomarina sp. PL1-037, a single genomic region encodes these proteins:
- the srmB gene encoding ATP-dependent RNA helicase SrmB has protein sequence MTPDWEEFDLDDRLIAVLRDAELNKPAKVQQQSIPAALDGRDLLISAPTGTGKTLAFLLPALQHLLDFPRQQPGPARILVLAPTRELAEQIHEQAKQFEGKTGLTSVVVTGGINYGSQLSVLEKTHDILVATPGRLMDLLEAEQYNLEGIEWLIIDEADRMLDMGFAATVKEMALQARHRQQSLLLSATLNSSGVIKFSRELLTEPEYIDVQPPKRERGKILQWAHLADTDEHKRKLLMSVLQTHPGRQFVFVRTRERVELIANFLRSQFGTGRKIVTLRGDMPQSDRQRIMNELKQTTDITLVATDVAARGLDVDDITLVVNYDLPKQADVYLHRIGRTARGGQKGTAISLVEAHDALLLGRVERYLDAKLDRRTIEGLKPQYKFPSTEKSRSKKKVKKKTDKKKKSR, from the coding sequence ATGACGCCAGACTGGGAAGAGTTTGACCTCGATGACCGCTTAATAGCGGTTCTTCGCGATGCCGAACTGAACAAACCAGCAAAAGTACAACAGCAAAGTATTCCTGCCGCTCTGGATGGTCGCGATCTACTTATTAGCGCACCAACCGGAACAGGTAAAACTTTGGCTTTCCTGCTGCCGGCACTGCAACATTTGCTGGATTTCCCGCGTCAGCAACCGGGACCAGCTCGTATACTGGTGCTGGCACCAACGCGCGAACTGGCTGAACAAATTCATGAGCAGGCAAAACAGTTTGAGGGCAAAACCGGATTAACCTCTGTGGTTGTTACCGGAGGCATCAACTATGGTTCGCAGCTGTCGGTATTAGAGAAGACACACGACATACTGGTAGCGACTCCTGGGCGACTTATGGATTTGCTCGAAGCCGAGCAATACAACCTGGAAGGCATTGAATGGCTCATTATTGATGAAGCCGACCGCATGCTGGATATGGGGTTTGCCGCAACAGTAAAAGAAATGGCATTGCAGGCACGTCATCGCCAGCAGTCGTTATTACTTTCGGCAACGTTAAACAGTTCTGGCGTTATTAAGTTTTCCCGCGAGTTATTAACTGAGCCCGAATACATTGATGTGCAGCCACCTAAACGTGAGCGCGGTAAAATTCTTCAATGGGCTCATTTAGCGGATACCGATGAACATAAGCGCAAACTGTTAATGAGTGTGCTTCAAACGCACCCTGGCCGGCAGTTTGTCTTTGTCAGAACGCGTGAGCGCGTGGAGCTTATTGCAAACTTTCTGCGCAGCCAGTTTGGTACCGGCCGTAAAATTGTGACGCTACGGGGTGATATGCCACAAAGCGATCGCCAGCGCATTATGAATGAGCTTAAGCAAACGACAGACATTACCTTAGTAGCTACTGATGTTGCAGCGCGAGGACTGGATGTAGACGACATTACTTTGGTAGTTAACTACGACTTACCTAAACAGGCTGACGTTTATCTACACCGTATTGGGCGCACAGCCCGTGGCGGACAAAAAGGAACGGCTATATCACTGGTAGAAGCGCACGATGCTCTATTACTGGGGCGTGTCGAGCGTTACCTGGACGCCAAACTCGACAGGCGGACAATTGAAGGATTAAAGCCTCAATATAAATTTCCATCGACTGAAAAGTCCCGGTCGAAGAAAAAAGTGAAAAAGAAAACGGATAAAAAGAAGAAGTCGCGTTAA
- a CDS encoding VanZ family protein — protein sequence MLARALFLIVLSTATFLFLWQFPSAGAQSIPHLDKLVHFGIFFVLALTFHRAFALSVKLSLLILVCYGLLIEIAQSYAPGRSADVYDWLADASGVVAYFILHHLLSKKPR from the coding sequence ATGCTGGCAAGAGCCCTTTTTTTAATTGTGTTATCGACAGCCACCTTTCTCTTTTTGTGGCAATTCCCAAGTGCCGGAGCTCAGAGCATTCCGCATCTGGATAAGCTGGTTCACTTTGGCATCTTCTTTGTTCTGGCACTAACCTTTCACAGAGCGTTTGCATTGTCAGTTAAACTGTCGCTACTGATTTTAGTTTGTTATGGCTTATTAATAGAAATAGCCCAGTCTTATGCGCCCGGGCGTAGTGCTGATGTTTACGATTGGTTAGCGGATGCCAGTGGGGTTGTTGCTTACTTTATTTTGCACCATTTATTAAGCAAGAAGCCGCGTTAA
- the thiI gene encoding tRNA uracil 4-sulfurtransferase ThiI, whose translation MKFVVRLHAEITIKSRSVRKRHGKVLTNNLRKILAPVDDSIYVKWLWDRIEVSARGDDAAVRSEINDILQSTPGISWFAEVIERPLTDFEAIAELVGEHWLKRLPGKSFAVRVKRKGHHEFNSQQLERYVGGYLLERAPDTSVKLSNPDLDIALQITNQIVHLVGERINGLGGFPIPTQETVLSLLSGGFDSGVATYEFIRRGARTHFCFFNLGGDAHELAVRQIAYYLWKRYSSSHPIKFISVDFAPIVDDILTNVDNGQMGVVLKRQMLRAADKVARYVKAQALVTGEAMGQVSSQTLSNLRVIDQATSALVLRPLITKDKQEIVDEAKRIGTEPLAKSIPEYCGVISNKPTVKAIPAVIEAEEAKLNKDLLEQVVQAANVLSMQDIATQTDAELALPDTTTELSSQTTIIDIRNAEEIEAAPLSVTAEVIEIPFFKLATQFAELDQSREYLLFCDQGIMSRMQALLLHESGYNNVSVYKP comes from the coding sequence ATGAAGTTTGTTGTTCGCCTGCACGCTGAAATTACCATAAAAAGCCGTTCTGTTCGTAAGCGTCACGGTAAAGTACTGACCAATAACCTGCGTAAAATTCTGGCTCCGGTCGACGACTCGATATACGTCAAATGGTTGTGGGATCGCATCGAAGTCTCAGCTCGTGGTGATGACGCGGCGGTGCGTAGTGAAATCAATGACATTTTACAAAGCACTCCCGGTATTTCCTGGTTTGCAGAAGTTATAGAGAGGCCACTAACCGATTTTGAGGCGATTGCCGAATTAGTTGGTGAACACTGGTTAAAGCGCTTACCGGGTAAAAGCTTTGCTGTGCGGGTTAAACGTAAAGGTCATCACGAGTTTAATTCACAGCAGTTAGAACGTTATGTGGGTGGCTATTTGCTGGAGCGAGCTCCGGATACTTCTGTAAAACTTTCTAATCCGGACCTGGACATTGCGCTGCAAATTACTAACCAGATTGTGCATTTGGTCGGTGAACGAATTAACGGCTTAGGTGGTTTTCCCATTCCTACTCAGGAAACCGTACTGTCATTGTTAAGTGGTGGTTTCGATTCCGGCGTTGCAACCTATGAGTTTATCCGGCGCGGTGCACGAACTCACTTTTGCTTCTTTAATTTAGGTGGTGACGCCCACGAGCTGGCGGTTCGCCAAATAGCCTATTACTTGTGGAAGCGTTACAGCTCCTCGCACCCCATTAAGTTTATCAGTGTTGATTTTGCCCCTATTGTTGACGACATTCTGACAAACGTGGATAACGGTCAGATGGGCGTGGTATTAAAACGGCAAATGCTGCGGGCTGCGGATAAAGTTGCTCGTTATGTCAAAGCGCAAGCGTTGGTCACTGGTGAAGCTATGGGGCAGGTGTCCAGCCAGACTCTGTCTAACCTGAGGGTAATTGATCAGGCTACGTCTGCTTTGGTTTTACGCCCGTTAATAACCAAAGACAAACAGGAAATTGTGGACGAAGCAAAGCGCATTGGCACCGAGCCATTGGCTAAATCCATTCCTGAATATTGCGGTGTTATTTCTAATAAGCCCACAGTTAAAGCCATTCCGGCGGTTATCGAAGCCGAAGAAGCGAAGCTTAACAAAGATTTACTGGAGCAGGTGGTTCAGGCGGCAAACGTACTGAGCATGCAGGATATAGCGACGCAAACAGACGCAGAACTGGCACTGCCGGATACCACAACGGAACTCAGTAGCCAGACAACCATCATAGATATTCGAAACGCGGAAGAAATTGAAGCAGCGCCTTTGTCAGTAACAGCCGAGGTTATTGAAATTCCATTTTTTAAGCTAGCCACTCAGTTTGCTGAACTGGATCAAAGCCGGGAATACTTGCTGTTCTGTGATCAAGGCATTATGAGTCGGATGCAAGCCTTGTTATTGCACGAAAGTGGTTATAACAACGTATCGGTTTATAAGCCCTAA